In a genomic window of Piliocolobus tephrosceles isolate RC106 chromosome 1, ASM277652v3, whole genome shotgun sequence:
- the PANK4 gene encoding 4'-phosphopantetheine phosphatase isoform X1 has protein sequence MSWPGTFKMAECGASGSGSSGDSLDKSITLPPDEIFRNLENAKRFAIDIGGSLTKLAYYSTVQHKVAKVRSFDHSGKDTERDHEPPYEISVQEEITARLHFIKFENTYIEACLDFIKDHLVNTETKVIQATGGGAYKFKDLIEEKLQLKVDKEDVMTCLIKGCNFVLKNIPHEAFVYQKDSDPEFRFQTNHPHIFPYLLVNIGSGVSIVKVETEDRFEWVGGSSIGGGTFWGLGALLTKTKKFDELLHLASRGQHSNVDMLVRDVYGGAHQTLGLSGNLIASSFGKSATADQEFSKEDMAKSLLHMISNDIGQLACLHARLHSLDRVYFGGFFIRGHPVTMRTITYSINFFSKGEVQALFLRHEGYLGAIGAFLKGAEQDNPNQYSWGENYAGSSGLMSTSPELGPAQRARSGTFDLLEMDRLERPLVNLPLLLDPPSYVPDTVDLTDDALARKYWLTCFEEALDGVVKRAVASQPDSVDAAERAEKFRQKYWNKLQTLRQQPFAYGTLTVRSLLDTREHCLNEFNFPDPYSKVKQRENGVALRCFPGVVRSLDTLGWEERQLALVKGLLAGNVFDWGAKAVSDVLESDPYFGFEEAKRKLQERPWLVDSYSKWLQRLKGPPHKCALIFADNSGIDIILGVFPFVRELLLRGTEVILACNSGPALNDVTHSESLIVAERIAGMDPVVHSALREERLLLVQTGSSSPCLDLSRLDKGLAALVRERGADLVVIEGMGRAVHTNYHAALCCESLKLAVIKNAWLAERLGGRLFSVIFKYEVPAE, from the exons ATGAGCTGGCCGGGCACTTTCAAAATGGCGGAGTGTGGAGCAAGCGGCAGCGGGAGCAGCGGGGACAGCCTGGACAAGAGCATCACGCTGCCCCCCGACGAGATCTTCCGCAACCTGGAGAATGCCAAGCGCTTCGCCATCGACATAG GCGGGTCGTTAACCAAGCTGGCCTACTATTCAACGGTACAGCACAAAGTCGCCAAGGTGCGGTCTTTCGACCACTCGGGAAAG GACACAGAACGTGACCACGAGCCGCCCTACGAGATCTCAGTTCAAGAAGAGATCACTGCTCGACTGCACTTCATTAAGTTTGAGAATACCTACATCGAAGCCTGCCTGGACTTCATCAAAGACCATCTCGTCAACACAGAGACCAAGGTCATCCAGGCGACCGGGGGCGGGGCCTACAAGTTCAAGGACCTCATCGAAGAGAAGCTGCAGCTGAA AGTTGACAAGGAGGACGTGATGACATGCCTGATTAAGGGGTGCAACTTCGTGCTCAAGAACATCCCCCACGAGGCCTTCGTGTACCAGAAGGATTCCGACCCTGAGTTCCGGTTCCAGACCAACCACCCCCACATTTTCCCCTATCTTCTTGTCAATATTGGCTCTGGAGTCTCCATTGTGAAG GTGGAGACGGAGGACAGGTTCGAGTGGGTCGGCGGCAGCTCCATCGGAGGCGGCACCTTCTGGGGGCTCGGGGCTCTGCTCACCAAAACGAAG AAGTTTGACGAACTCCTGCACCTGGCCTCGAGGGGCCAGCACAGCAACGTGGACATGCTGGTGCGGGACGTCTACGGTGGTGCCCACCAGACACTTGGGCTGAGCGGGAACCTCATCGCCAGCAGCTTCGGGAAGTCAGCCACCGCCGACCAAG aGTTCTCCAAGGAAGACATGGCCAAGAGCCTGCTGCACATGATCAGCAACGACATCGGGCAGCTGGCCTGTCTCCACGCACGGCTGCACAGCCTGGACCGTGTGTACTTCGGAGGCTTCTTCATCCGGGGCCACCCCGTGACCATGCGCACCATCACCTACAGCATCAACTTCTTCTCCAAG GGGGAAGTGCAAGCGCTGTTTCTGAGGCACGAAGGCTACCTGGGAGCCATCGGAGCGTTCCTGAAAGGAGCCGAGCAGGACA ATCCCAACCAGTACAGCTGGGGAGAGAACTACGCAGGCAGCTCTGGGTTGATGAGCACGTCACCGGAGCTCGGCCCAGCGCAGCGGGCACGGAGTGGCACC TTTGACTTGCTGGAAATGGACCGGCTGGAGAGGCCACTGGTCAACCTGCCGCTGCTCCTGGACCCGCCCTCCTATGTGCCCGACACAGTGGACCTCACCGACGACGCTCTGGCCCGAAAATACTGGCTCACCTGCTTCGAGGAGGCCCTGGACGGG GTAGTGAAGCGCGCAGTGGCGAGCCAGCCAGACTCCGTGGACGCAGCTGAGAGGGCGGAGAAGTTCCGACAGAAGTACTGGAACAAGCTTCAGACCCTGAGACAGCAGCCCTT CGCCTATGGGACCCTGACCGTGCGCAGCCTGCTGGATACCAGGGAGCACTGTCTGAATGAGTTCAACTTCCCAGACCCCTACTCCAAA GTGAAGCAGCGGGAGAATGGCGTGGCACTGAGGTGCTTCCCCGGGGTCGTGCGCTCCCTGGACACGCTGGGCTGGGAGGAGCGGCAGCTGGCGCTGGTGAAAGGCCTCCTGGCGGGCAACGTCTTCGACTGGGGGGCCAAAGCCGTGTCTGA TGTCCTTGAATCCGACCCCTACTTTGGGTTTGAAGAAGCAAAGAGGAAGTTACAAG aAAGACCCTGGCTCGTGGATTCCTACAGCAAGTGGCTTCAGAGATTAAAG GGGCCCCCTCATAAATGTGCCTTAATTTTCGCAGATAACAGTGGAATAGACATCATTTTGGGAGTCTTCCCCTTTGTCAGGGAGCTACTCCTTAGAGGGACTGAG GTCATCCTGGCGTGCAACTCAGGCCCCGCCCTGAACGACGTGACCCACAGCGAGTCTCTCATCGTGGCAGAGCGCATCGCAGGCATGGACCCTGTCGTGCA CTCCGCGCTCCGGGAAGAGAGGCTGCTGCTGGTGCAGACGGGCTCCAGCTCCCCATGCCTCGACCTCAG CCGCCTGGATAAGGGGCTGGCCGCACTGGTGCGGGAGCGTGGCGCGGACCTGGTGGTCATCGAGGGCATGGGCCGTGCTGTCCACACCAACTACCACGCGGCCCTGTGCTGTGAGAGCCTCAAGCTGGCCGTCATCAAGAACGCATGGCTGGCCGAGCGGCTGGGCGGCCGGCTCTTCAGCGTCATCTTCAAGTATGAGGTCCCGGCcgagtga
- the PANK4 gene encoding 4'-phosphopantetheine phosphatase isoform X2 produces the protein MTCLIKGCNFVLKNIPHEAFVYQKDSDPEFRFQTNHPHIFPYLLVNIGSGVSIVKVETEDRFEWVGGSSIGGGTFWGLGALLTKTKKFDELLHLASRGQHSNVDMLVRDVYGGAHQTLGLSGNLIASSFGKSATADQEFSKEDMAKSLLHMISNDIGQLACLHARLHSLDRVYFGGFFIRGHPVTMRTITYSINFFSKGEVQALFLRHEGYLGAIGAFLKGAEQDNPNQYSWGENYAGSSGLMSTSPELGPAQRARSGTFDLLEMDRLERPLVNLPLLLDPPSYVPDTVDLTDDALARKYWLTCFEEALDGVVKRAVASQPDSVDAAERAEKFRQKYWNKLQTLRQQPFAYGTLTVRSLLDTREHCLNEFNFPDPYSKVKQRENGVALRCFPGVVRSLDTLGWEERQLALVKGLLAGNVFDWGAKAVSDVLESDPYFGFEEAKRKLQERPWLVDSYSKWLQRLKGPPHKCALIFADNSGIDIILGVFPFVRELLLRGTEVILACNSGPALNDVTHSESLIVAERIAGMDPVVHSALREERLLLVQTGSSSPCLDLSRLDKGLAALVRERGADLVVIEGMGRAVHTNYHAALCCESLKLAVIKNAWLAERLGGRLFSVIFKYEVPAE, from the exons ATGACATGCCTGATTAAGGGGTGCAACTTCGTGCTCAAGAACATCCCCCACGAGGCCTTCGTGTACCAGAAGGATTCCGACCCTGAGTTCCGGTTCCAGACCAACCACCCCCACATTTTCCCCTATCTTCTTGTCAATATTGGCTCTGGAGTCTCCATTGTGAAG GTGGAGACGGAGGACAGGTTCGAGTGGGTCGGCGGCAGCTCCATCGGAGGCGGCACCTTCTGGGGGCTCGGGGCTCTGCTCACCAAAACGAAG AAGTTTGACGAACTCCTGCACCTGGCCTCGAGGGGCCAGCACAGCAACGTGGACATGCTGGTGCGGGACGTCTACGGTGGTGCCCACCAGACACTTGGGCTGAGCGGGAACCTCATCGCCAGCAGCTTCGGGAAGTCAGCCACCGCCGACCAAG aGTTCTCCAAGGAAGACATGGCCAAGAGCCTGCTGCACATGATCAGCAACGACATCGGGCAGCTGGCCTGTCTCCACGCACGGCTGCACAGCCTGGACCGTGTGTACTTCGGAGGCTTCTTCATCCGGGGCCACCCCGTGACCATGCGCACCATCACCTACAGCATCAACTTCTTCTCCAAG GGGGAAGTGCAAGCGCTGTTTCTGAGGCACGAAGGCTACCTGGGAGCCATCGGAGCGTTCCTGAAAGGAGCCGAGCAGGACA ATCCCAACCAGTACAGCTGGGGAGAGAACTACGCAGGCAGCTCTGGGTTGATGAGCACGTCACCGGAGCTCGGCCCAGCGCAGCGGGCACGGAGTGGCACC TTTGACTTGCTGGAAATGGACCGGCTGGAGAGGCCACTGGTCAACCTGCCGCTGCTCCTGGACCCGCCCTCCTATGTGCCCGACACAGTGGACCTCACCGACGACGCTCTGGCCCGAAAATACTGGCTCACCTGCTTCGAGGAGGCCCTGGACGGG GTAGTGAAGCGCGCAGTGGCGAGCCAGCCAGACTCCGTGGACGCAGCTGAGAGGGCGGAGAAGTTCCGACAGAAGTACTGGAACAAGCTTCAGACCCTGAGACAGCAGCCCTT CGCCTATGGGACCCTGACCGTGCGCAGCCTGCTGGATACCAGGGAGCACTGTCTGAATGAGTTCAACTTCCCAGACCCCTACTCCAAA GTGAAGCAGCGGGAGAATGGCGTGGCACTGAGGTGCTTCCCCGGGGTCGTGCGCTCCCTGGACACGCTGGGCTGGGAGGAGCGGCAGCTGGCGCTGGTGAAAGGCCTCCTGGCGGGCAACGTCTTCGACTGGGGGGCCAAAGCCGTGTCTGA TGTCCTTGAATCCGACCCCTACTTTGGGTTTGAAGAAGCAAAGAGGAAGTTACAAG aAAGACCCTGGCTCGTGGATTCCTACAGCAAGTGGCTTCAGAGATTAAAG GGGCCCCCTCATAAATGTGCCTTAATTTTCGCAGATAACAGTGGAATAGACATCATTTTGGGAGTCTTCCCCTTTGTCAGGGAGCTACTCCTTAGAGGGACTGAG GTCATCCTGGCGTGCAACTCAGGCCCCGCCCTGAACGACGTGACCCACAGCGAGTCTCTCATCGTGGCAGAGCGCATCGCAGGCATGGACCCTGTCGTGCA CTCCGCGCTCCGGGAAGAGAGGCTGCTGCTGGTGCAGACGGGCTCCAGCTCCCCATGCCTCGACCTCAG CCGCCTGGATAAGGGGCTGGCCGCACTGGTGCGGGAGCGTGGCGCGGACCTGGTGGTCATCGAGGGCATGGGCCGTGCTGTCCACACCAACTACCACGCGGCCCTGTGCTGTGAGAGCCTCAAGCTGGCCGTCATCAAGAACGCATGGCTGGCCGAGCGGCTGGGCGGCCGGCTCTTCAGCGTCATCTTCAAGTATGAGGTCCCGGCcgagtga